In a genomic window of Sphingomonas lutea:
- a CDS encoding peroxiredoxin has translation MTIQVGDKLPDMPLAIATPDGPQQTTTSEYFGGKKVALFAVPGAFTPTCSARHMPSFVEKAGDLKAGGIDEIACVSVNDPFVMAAWGERDGSRDITMLADGNGEFSDAIGLSMDGAKFGMGKRSQRYSMLVNDGVVEQLNVEAPGEYRASSAEHMLEQMQTS, from the coding sequence ATGACCATTCAAGTGGGCGACAAGCTGCCCGACATGCCGCTGGCCATCGCCACCCCGGACGGCCCGCAGCAGACCACCACCAGCGAATATTTCGGCGGCAAGAAGGTCGCCTTGTTCGCGGTTCCCGGCGCGTTCACCCCCACCTGCTCGGCCCGGCACATGCCGTCTTTTGTCGAGAAAGCGGGTGACCTGAAGGCCGGCGGCATCGACGAAATCGCCTGCGTGTCGGTCAACGACCCGTTCGTTATGGCAGCCTGGGGCGAACGCGACGGATCGCGGGACATCACCATGCTGGCCGACGGCAATGGCGAATTTTCCGACGCCATCGGACTCAGCATGGACGGCGCCAAGTTCGGCATGGGCAAGCGCAGCCAGCGTTATTCGATGCTGGTCAACGACGGCGTTGTCGAGCAACTCAACGTCGAAGCGCCGGGCGAATATCGCGCGTCGAGCGCGGAGCATATGCTCGAGCAAATGCAGACCTCCTGA
- a CDS encoding YqgE/AlgH family protein codes for MPGMADPRFERAVIALCVHDENGAIGIGIGHKRAGIGFRGLLKQLDIDPGEAPDGAVHHGGPVEPGRGFVLHSTDWGGQDTLHVTSGSEPLFAMTGTIDVLRAIAEGRGPAKWIVALGYAGWGEHQLDEEMTRHGWFAAAGRERILFDTPTDERWGESFKAEGIDPRLLTSETGVA; via the coding sequence ATGCCTGGAATGGCCGACCCGCGCTTCGAGCGGGCCGTGATTGCGCTGTGCGTCCATGACGAAAATGGCGCGATTGGCATCGGGATCGGCCACAAGCGTGCGGGCATCGGCTTTCGCGGGCTGCTCAAGCAGCTCGACATCGATCCGGGCGAAGCACCTGATGGCGCGGTGCACCACGGCGGGCCGGTCGAGCCCGGGCGCGGCTTCGTTCTCCATTCGACCGACTGGGGCGGTCAGGACACGCTTCATGTCACCAGCGGCAGCGAACCCCTGTTCGCTATGACCGGGACCATCGACGTGCTCCGCGCCATCGCCGAAGGACGCGGCCCGGCCAAATGGATCGTGGCGTTGGGCTATGCCGGCTGGGGCGAGCACCAGCTCGACGAGGAGATGACGCGCCACGGCTGGTTCGCGGCGGCAGGTCGCGAGCGCATCCTGTTCGATACGCCGACCGACGAGCGGTGGGGCGAATCGTTCAAGGCCGAAGGCATCGACCCGCGCTTGCTGACAAGCGAGACCGGGGTCGCCTGA
- the ahcY gene encoding adenosylhomocysteinase, giving the protein MATQAETRFNDYVVKDLGLADFGRKEIEIAETEMPGLMALREEFGGSKPLKGARITGSLHMTIQTAVLIETLADLGAEIRWASCNIYSTQDHAAAAIAARNIPVFAVKGETLEEYWDYAARIFDWGQDETCNMILDDGGDATMFALWGARVEAGETLFTPSNEEEEIFVATLQRFLKERPGYLTKTVANIKGVSEETTTGVHRLYELAKQGKLPFPAINVNDSVTKSKFDNLYGCKESLVDAIRRATDVMLAGKVAVVAGFGDVGKGSAASLRNGGARVLVTEVDPICALQAAMEGYEVVTMEEAAPRADIFVTATGNMDVITLDHMRAMKNMAIVSNIGHFDSEIQIGALANMKWTEIKPQVDEVEFPDGKKIIVLSKGRLVNLGNATGHPSFVMSSSFTNQVLAQIELWTKSNQYKNDVYVLPKHLDEKVARLHLGKLGVHLTELNEKQAAYIGVPPEGPFKPDHYRY; this is encoded by the coding sequence GTGGCTACGCAGGCTGAAACCCGTTTCAACGACTATGTCGTCAAGGACCTCGGCCTCGCCGACTTCGGTCGCAAGGAGATCGAGATCGCCGAGACGGAGATGCCCGGCTTGATGGCGCTGCGCGAAGAATTTGGTGGATCGAAGCCCTTGAAGGGCGCGCGCATCACCGGCTCGCTTCACATGACGATCCAGACCGCGGTGCTGATCGAGACGCTTGCCGACCTCGGCGCCGAAATCCGCTGGGCCTCGTGCAACATCTATTCGACTCAGGACCATGCCGCCGCGGCCATCGCCGCGCGCAACATTCCGGTGTTCGCGGTCAAGGGCGAGACCCTTGAGGAATATTGGGATTACGCCGCGCGCATCTTCGATTGGGGGCAGGACGAAACCTGCAACATGATCCTGGACGACGGCGGCGACGCCACCATGTTTGCCCTGTGGGGCGCGCGGGTCGAAGCGGGCGAGACGCTGTTCACGCCGTCAAACGAAGAAGAGGAGATCTTCGTCGCCACGCTGCAGCGCTTCCTCAAGGAGCGTCCGGGCTATCTCACCAAGACGGTAGCCAACATCAAGGGCGTCAGCGAAGAAACGACCACCGGGGTCCACCGCCTGTACGAGCTCGCCAAGCAGGGCAAGCTCCCGTTCCCGGCGATCAACGTCAACGACAGCGTCACCAAGTCGAAGTTCGACAACCTTTACGGCTGCAAGGAAAGCCTCGTCGATGCGATCCGCCGCGCGACCGACGTCATGCTGGCCGGCAAAGTCGCGGTGGTCGCGGGCTTCGGCGACGTCGGCAAGGGTTCGGCCGCTTCGCTCCGCAATGGCGGTGCGCGCGTGCTGGTGACCGAAGTGGATCCGATCTGTGCGCTTCAGGCGGCGATGGAAGGCTATGAAGTCGTGACGATGGAAGAGGCCGCGCCGCGCGCCGACATCTTTGTCACCGCGACGGGCAACATGGACGTCATCACGCTCGACCACATGCGGGCGATGAAGAACATGGCGATCGTGTCAAACATCGGCCACTTCGACAGCGAAATCCAGATCGGTGCGCTGGCCAACATGAAGTGGACCGAGATCAAGCCGCAGGTCGACGAGGTTGAATTCCCCGACGGCAAGAAGATCATCGTGCTGTCGAAGGGCCGTCTGGTGAACCTCGGCAATGCCACGGGTCACCCGAGCTTCGTCATGTCCTCGTCCTTCACCAACCAGGTGCTTGCGCAGATCGAGCTGTGGACCAAGTCGAACCAATACAAGAACGACGTCTACGTCTTGCCCAAGCATCTCGACGAGAAGGTCGCGCGGCTCCACCTCGGCAAGCTCGGCGTGCATCTCACCGAACTGAACGAGAAGCAGGCGGCATATATCGGCGTCCCGCCCGAAGGGCCGTTCAAGCCGGACCATTACCGCTACTGA
- a CDS encoding PAS domain-containing sensor histidine kinase, whose translation MLALLWLAIGVAIAVVAARRFHLAERVLGAARSSSTLLDLNPARPLLVRPDGKIEIDAQLQRDLGLAGSADRFEDLASSASGIARADLDDLRASLDSARLSGGRVSCRIHANNDARAFEVRGGPAPAEEPAGSVLLWFFDTSSSEEDRARLSLRLRQTEGALDSLTHLIEAAPFPMWYRGPDLKLGLVNSAFVVAVEGRDAADVINRGSELFEAEGEDSAIASARTAQQSGRVDSRLHAAIIGGERRMLRIVNVPLATGAVAGFAIDVQDLEDARHELSRHIESQREIADRMTAGTAQFDGERNLSFFNRPFAAMVQIEPDWLAEKPEFDRLLERMRDNQRVPENRDFPQWKEERRNWFTSADEVIEEEWMLPGGDHLRVVAQPLPDGGLRLILEDRTEQLRLASARDTLLRVRTATFDNLYEAISVFASDGRLYLWNRRFRDDWEMDEEWLTAHPRVDELVPAMARKLVNPTAAAQIRELVRETTNERKSSTGRISMTDGRHFQFAAVPLPDGNALFTMVDVTDSTRIEAALRERAAALEEADRVKTDFVANVSYELRTPLTSIGGFSEMLAGGYAGKLTPKAKDYVDAILEAVGRLSKLVDDVLDLTTGDSRSVALERERVDIAGLCRTAVETVRPRAEEKSQKLESTIESSAGFVFGDARRLRESVEHVLQNAIAYTDSNGRIQLLAEGDANRVTVRISDNGSGIAQEDIPRVFNRFDRVVEVGVRGEAALGLGLPLTRQFIEAHGGTVELESQQGKGTKVTLTIPRGAK comes from the coding sequence GTGCTCGCGCTGCTGTGGCTGGCGATCGGCGTGGCGATAGCCGTGGTTGCGGCCCGCCGTTTCCACCTGGCGGAGCGCGTACTTGGTGCTGCGCGGTCAAGCTCGACCTTGCTGGACCTGAATCCCGCGCGGCCGCTGTTGGTGCGGCCCGACGGCAAGATAGAAATAGATGCGCAGCTTCAGCGCGATCTTGGTCTCGCGGGCTCCGCGGACCGTTTTGAGGACCTCGCGTCAAGCGCGAGCGGCATCGCGCGCGCCGACCTAGACGATCTGCGAGCCAGCCTGGACAGCGCGCGCTTGTCAGGCGGGCGGGTGTCGTGCCGGATCCACGCCAACAATGATGCGCGGGCGTTCGAGGTTCGGGGTGGCCCAGCGCCGGCGGAAGAGCCGGCCGGGTCGGTGCTCCTGTGGTTCTTCGACACCAGTAGCAGTGAAGAAGACCGCGCTCGCCTTTCTCTGCGTCTGCGCCAGACGGAAGGCGCGCTCGATTCGCTGACTCATCTGATCGAGGCTGCGCCGTTCCCGATGTGGTATCGTGGGCCGGACCTGAAGTTGGGCCTGGTCAACAGCGCCTTCGTTGTCGCCGTGGAAGGCCGCGACGCCGCCGACGTGATCAACCGTGGATCGGAGCTGTTCGAGGCGGAAGGCGAGGATAGCGCAATCGCGTCGGCCAGAACCGCCCAGCAAAGCGGCCGGGTCGATTCCCGCCTCCACGCCGCGATCATCGGCGGGGAGCGGCGCATGCTCCGCATCGTCAACGTGCCGCTGGCGACGGGCGCGGTCGCCGGGTTCGCGATCGATGTCCAGGACCTCGAAGATGCGCGGCACGAGCTCAGCCGACACATTGAATCTCAGCGTGAAATCGCTGACCGGATGACCGCGGGCACGGCCCAATTCGATGGCGAGCGAAACCTCAGCTTCTTCAACCGCCCGTTCGCCGCGATGGTCCAGATCGAGCCCGACTGGCTCGCCGAAAAACCCGAGTTCGATCGCCTCCTCGAACGGATGCGCGACAACCAGCGCGTCCCGGAAAACCGCGATTTCCCGCAATGGAAGGAGGAACGGCGCAACTGGTTCACCAGCGCCGACGAGGTGATCGAGGAAGAATGGATGTTGCCCGGAGGCGACCATTTGCGCGTCGTGGCGCAGCCGCTTCCCGACGGCGGGCTCCGCCTAATTCTCGAGGACCGGACCGAGCAGCTCCGCCTGGCATCGGCGCGTGACACCCTACTGCGTGTCCGCACTGCAACCTTTGACAACCTCTATGAAGCGATCAGCGTTTTCGCCAGCGATGGCCGTCTCTACTTGTGGAACCGTCGATTTCGCGACGATTGGGAGATGGACGAGGAGTGGCTCACGGCTCACCCCCGCGTCGATGAACTGGTGCCGGCAATGGCGCGCAAACTGGTCAACCCGACCGCCGCTGCGCAGATCCGGGAACTGGTTCGTGAAACGACCAATGAGCGCAAGTCGTCCACCGGACGAATCTCGATGACCGACGGTCGCCACTTCCAGTTCGCCGCCGTCCCTCTGCCCGACGGAAATGCGCTGTTCACAATGGTCGACGTGACGGATTCCACCAGGATCGAGGCGGCGCTGCGGGAGCGCGCGGCGGCGTTGGAAGAAGCCGACAGGGTCAAGACCGACTTCGTGGCCAATGTCAGCTATGAGCTTCGAACCCCGTTGACGTCGATCGGCGGGTTCTCGGAAATGCTGGCGGGCGGCTATGCCGGCAAGCTCACGCCTAAGGCAAAGGACTATGTCGACGCCATCCTGGAGGCCGTCGGGCGCTTGTCGAAGCTGGTCGACGACGTCCTTGATCTCACCACCGGCGATTCGCGATCGGTTGCGCTTGAAAGGGAGCGTGTCGATATCGCCGGCCTTTGCCGAACCGCGGTCGAAACCGTGCGGCCACGCGCAGAGGAGAAATCGCAAAAGCTGGAATCGACCATCGAGTCCAGCGCAGGGTTTGTTTTCGGCGATGCTCGGCGCTTGCGGGAATCGGTCGAACATGTGCTTCAGAATGCGATCGCCTACACGGACAGCAACGGCCGAATCCAGCTGTTGGCGGAGGGCGACGCCAATCGGGTGACCGTTCGCATTAGCGATAACGGATCCGGCATCGCGCAAGAGGACATCCCGCGCGTTTTCAACCGCTTCGACCGTGTGGTCGAAGTCGGGGTGCGGGGGGAAGCCGCGCTCGGCCTTGGCCTGCCGCTGACCCGTCAATTCATTGAGGCGCACGGCGGGACGGTCGAGCTGGAATCGCAGCAAGGGAAGGGGACAAAGGTGACCCTTACGATTCCACGTGGCGCCAAATGA
- the tsaE gene encoding tRNA (adenosine(37)-N6)-threonylcarbamoyltransferase complex ATPase subunit type 1 TsaE: protein MILEDEAATHAFGERLSALARVGDVITLSGPLGVGKTSLARGFLAGLGHQSEVPSPTFAIVQPYEQLDPPVWHVDLYRIEDPSELEQIGLDAADDAVLLVEWPERAGAAAWPDALRLSLAVDDAGARRLTADVPPAWEARWFRQ from the coding sequence ATGATCCTGGAGGACGAGGCAGCGACTCACGCTTTTGGGGAACGTCTCTCCGCGCTGGCGCGAGTGGGGGACGTGATCACGCTTTCCGGGCCGCTCGGAGTGGGGAAAACGTCGCTTGCTCGCGGGTTTCTCGCCGGACTCGGCCATCAAAGCGAGGTGCCTAGCCCGACCTTCGCCATCGTTCAGCCCTATGAACAGTTGGATCCGCCCGTTTGGCATGTCGATTTGTACCGGATCGAGGACCCCTCGGAGCTAGAGCAGATCGGCCTCGATGCCGCGGACGATGCGGTGTTGCTCGTCGAATGGCCGGAGCGGGCAGGGGCGGCGGCGTGGCCCGACGCGCTCAGGCTGTCGCTCGCGGTCGATGATGCTGGCGCACGGCGCTTGACAGCGGATGTGCCCCCGGCATGGGAGGCGCGATGGTTTCGCCAATGA
- a CDS encoding nucleotidyltransferase family protein: protein MSQARRALRLRAEVEAEVPQTAMIMAAGLGKRMRPLTATKPKPLIEVAGKALLDHVLEHLRTAGVKTVIVNVHYLADALEAHLKSRANGLDIRISDERDLLLETGGGLVRAAPMIDCDPFLAVNSDNYWVDGPADTLRLLASQWNSEKMDALLLLVPLARAQNHGGIGDFHLSRDGKVRRRERSHVAPFVYTGVQMVSKRLLRDAPEGAFSTNILWDRAIEEGRCFGAVHQGLWFDVGTPQAIQMTESALQYA, encoded by the coding sequence ATGAGCCAGGCCCGGCGAGCGCTACGGCTTCGCGCCGAGGTAGAGGCGGAAGTGCCGCAGACGGCGATGATCATGGCCGCCGGCCTTGGCAAGCGGATGCGGCCGCTGACGGCGACCAAGCCCAAGCCGCTGATCGAAGTCGCCGGAAAGGCACTGCTCGACCATGTTCTTGAACATTTACGAACCGCCGGCGTGAAAACCGTCATCGTGAACGTCCATTATCTTGCGGACGCGCTTGAGGCGCATTTGAAGTCGCGCGCCAACGGTCTCGACATCCGCATTTCGGACGAACGCGATCTTCTCCTGGAGACGGGTGGCGGATTGGTTCGTGCCGCGCCGATGATCGATTGCGATCCGTTTCTTGCCGTCAACAGCGACAATTATTGGGTCGATGGCCCGGCGGATACGTTGCGGCTGCTCGCTTCGCAGTGGAACAGTGAAAAGATGGACGCCCTGCTGTTGCTCGTGCCTCTCGCTCGAGCCCAAAATCACGGCGGAATCGGCGATTTCCACTTAAGCCGCGACGGCAAGGTCCGGCGGCGCGAGCGAAGCCATGTCGCACCCTTCGTCTATACGGGCGTGCAAATGGTGTCGAAGCGCCTGCTCCGCGATGCGCCGGAGGGGGCGTTCTCGACCAACATCCTGTGGGACCGTGCCATCGAGGAGGGTCGCTGCTTTGGCGCGGTTCACCAGGGGCTGTGGTTCGACGTTGGCACGCCGCAGGCAATCCAGATGACGGAATCGGCACTGCAATATGCCTGA